The following is a genomic window from Thermoplasmata archaeon.
GGGTCCTCGAACCGTTCAGAAAAAAAGGAGGGGGTTGCTTGAGAAGGACGTTCTCTCTCGTCGCGTGCATCGGACTGATGGCGGTCTTGACGGTATCGAGCTCGGACGCGCGCGCCTCGTCGGGCACCACCGATGGTCCCGCCATCAGCCCCTCGTCAACGGGGCTCGGCATCTTGATCCTCGACGCCACCGTCCTCGGCGGCAATACCAGCGTCGAGGCGGAGCAAGCCCAGGACCTCGGCTTTGCGGTGACCGTTGTGGACGACGCGACGTGGAGTATCATGAGCGAAGACGACTTCGCCGCCTACGATGCGATCGTCCTCGGCGACCGCGTATGTGCAAGTTCGAGCCGCCTTGCCGCGGCCGAGGCCAACGTGGGCGTCTGGTCCGCCGCCGTCACCGGCAACGTCGTCCTCGTGGGCACCGACCCGGTGTTCCACATCCGCAATTATCCCTTCACACCTGCAGGCACCCAACTCACCCGGAACGCAATCCGGTACGCCGCGAGCCAAGCCGGTCACACCGGGCTCTACCTCTCGTTGAGTTGCTATTATGCGAACGCCCCCCCGCTCACGCCGGTGCCCGTGCTCGATGGGTTCGGCAACTTCGCCGTCGAGGGCCAAGGGAACTGTCCCAACACCGTGGAAATCGTGGATCCCACTAATCCCGTCTTTGACGGGTTGAGCAACGACAGCTTATCGAACTGGTCGTGCTCGGTCCACGAGGCGTTCGACGCCTGGCCGCTGGACTTCCAGGTCCTGGCCAGGGCGCCCGAGATCAATGACAGCCCGTACATCCTCGGCCGGGGGGCCGCCGCGCCGACGCCGTCCTGCGGGGGTCCGACGATCCCGCTTCCCGGGTCCGGGTTCTGGGTCGGGTTCCGCTGGAGCTTCTCGTACTTCGTCTCCCTCAACGACGGCCTCGTCGTCCGGGACGTCACGCTCGCCACGCGCTACATGGCCGTGCAGATGAGCATGCCGTACTACTACGTGCAGACGAGTGCCTTCGGCCTCACCCGTGGGGAGCTCAAGCCGGACAGCAACGACACGACCGCCCGCAGCCGGCTGGTCGGATTCGTGTCGACCGCGAACGACGAACACATCACCGTGAAGGCCACGTACGCTGTGGACCGCATCCCGCCCGGGTCTGATAGCTGCCTGATCATCGTGCAGACGTACGAGTTTCACAAGGAACTGGGCAATGGCGGCTGCGAGCCGACCAACTCGATACCGGCGCCACTGAAAAACCCTTCCTTGCCCTGCAATCTTTGGAAGTTCCAAGTGAGCTACGGGTTCGCCGGTGCCAACGGGGAGACGCTCACCTCGATCAACGTGCCCCTACGGATGCACTTCCGCGACGAGAACCGAATCGGCAACAACGCCTCCACGTACCAGGATAGGGACTCGTTCATCCCTCCGACGCCCATCGAGAAAAGCCAGTCGATTCTCGAAGAGTCGAGCTTCCGCGCGATCGTCCAAGGCGACAAGGGCACTTGGGACAACTATCACCAGACCTACCGAGCCAAAGTGACGGAACCGACGGGACTCCCCGTCGTAGGGCCCGGCTGCCCCGAGTGCATCC
Proteins encoded in this region:
- a CDS encoding DUF11 domain-containing protein, whose translation is MRRTFSLVACIGLMAVLTVSSSDARASSGTTDGPAISPSSTGLGILILDATVLGGNTSVEAEQAQDLGFAVTVVDDATWSIMSEDDFAAYDAIVLGDRVCASSSRLAAAEANVGVWSAAVTGNVVLVGTDPVFHIRNYPFTPAGTQLTRNAIRYAASQAGHTGLYLSLSCYYANAPPLTPVPVLDGFGNFAVEGQGNCPNTVEIVDPTNPVFDGLSNDSLSNWSCSVHEAFDAWPLDFQVLARAPEINDSPYILGRGAAAPTPSCGGPTIPLPGSGFWVGFRWSFSYFVSLNDGLVVRDVTLATRYMAVQMSMPYYYVQTSAFGLTRGELKPDSNDTTARSRLVGFVSTANDEHITVKATYAVDRIPPGSDSCLIIVQTYEFHKELGNGGCEPTNSIPAPLKNPSLPCNLWKFQVSYGFAGANGETLTSINVPLRMHFRDENRIGNNASTYQDRDSFIPPTPIEKSQSILEESSFRAIVQGDKGTWDNYHQTYRAKVTEPTGLPVVGPGCPECIHIHWRWGYPAGFFNASYGGHCELWASDCTAGAPMIPKDSNQDVEFAVVRYHPGEEDPPDFHPLMNRETLRNQDMVFWYSATGYHDHDTFFQHGGFFSTLSRFADLALTGSAYPGPVTAGDVLTYTFTITNNGPTKATRVVLTDVWSVGVASFEPTGSSDSCKVAPGAPEVDCDLGSIPSGQSRTITVVLHTAVAAQIRNDASVESPGEVDQNPNNNQITLLTQIVAP